The Coleofasciculus sp. FACHB-T130 genomic sequence GCGGCGGTAGCTAATGTATTGAGAAAGTCAATCGACGGCAAAAATGCAGCCGTAATTGCCACTGCTTCAACGTTGGCATCGCGATTGGCTGCGTTGACAACATCAAACTCTTCAATATTGAGTTGGATGCGATTAAATGCTTGTGCTTCCCGGACACTGCTGATCCCTTCTTCTAGCTTGGCGGAAAGATCGCCGATTGTCTGCCGCGTGACGCGAAATCTCGCTCTTGCCCAGCGGGAAAACAAGCCAGTCGTGAAAATCATCAACGGCACCGCTAAATTGCTCAGCAAACCAAGTTTCAGATCGATTGAGAGCATGGCAATAATAATGCCAATTAAGCTGAACGTGTTGCCCAACATTTGGGCAATCGTCTGTCCAAACGCTTGATTCACTGTATTCACATCATTCAGCAAGCGGCTCATCAAATCACCCGCTTCGCTGCGATCGAAAAAGCTGATCGGAAGGCTTTGGATTTTAATAAAAATATCTTGCCGCAGTTGAGCCAGTACGCGCTGCACGATCGAACCCACGCGCATAATCTGTCCTCGAATTGCCCAAACACCGAGGATGTAGATCAGTCCCAGTACCCCCAACATCAATAACAATCCCCGCAGATTTCCCCGCGTAATCAGATTGTCAATAGACCAACCAATCAAGAAGGGGCCAATGGATTGCGTTGCAGCCCCAATCGCCACTAAGGTTAAGGCAATGGGAATTTCTTTCCGATAGGGTCGGAGATATCGTAAAAAGCGCCGCAGGGTTGAGAGTTGGTGAGTTGCTTTTTGCTCGGATGCGACAACGGGACCTGGGACTCTCATGCTTTTTTCCCAACTTATTTTTTCACTTCGCTATCGTATCGTCTGGAAGGACTCTCTCAAACCTACATCCGTCATAGCTCACTGTTTGTTATGGCATAATTTGACATTATGTAGGCTGTGAGGCTTGGAGGAATTCTTATGACCTGGTGGCTATAGTACAGTCAGCGAGTATTTTTGCAAGTTAATCCGTCAGGATCGAGCACGAAAAGCGAAGGAACGGCTGGAATCAGTTCTACTGGAAGGGTTAGAGTTCGCTCCGGCAACACCAATGACAGACCAATACTGGGAGAATGTGCCTCAAGCAATACGCGATCGCATTTCTCAGCGAAATTAAGAGCTTACAGATAGTTGAAGTCACAAATGCAATATTGACGAAGGATTTGTGAGATCAAAGCACCCTTTTAGCTTATCGTATGACAGACCTTGCTTCAAAGGACAGCCCTGACTTACTTTCTGTAGCTCAAACAGCTTTGCTGCTATGCGTAACTCGTCAGCGAGTTCACGACCTGATTAAGAATGGTCAGATTGTAGCTCACAAACTTGGGCGTTACTACTACATAGAAGCTGCTGAAGTAGAGAGATATAAGAATCAACCTATGGGGAAACCCTATCAGCCACGGAGTACAACTTCTGAACCAAACTCTATTGACAAAGGACAATAGAGTTTGTAGGCTCAAGCTATACTAATGTACTAAAGGTTAGATAAATGCTTCCTTTTCAACTGATTGCAACTGATGTTGCAACTCAACAAGAATTACAACAGGTTTACATTAGTGAGCATGGCATCCTCTATCAAGGAGACTGCCTTAAACTTCTGTCAGCATTGCCTAATGAGTCTGTAAATCTTGTATTTGCCGATCCACCCTTTAATCTTGGAAAAGAATACGGTGAAGGAGTAAGCGATCGGATGGAGTTAGACAAATATCTAGTCTGGTCGCAACAGTGGCTGGGGGAGAGCATCCGAGTACTTAAACCTGGTGGAAGTTTATTTGTATTCAACCTACCTAAATGGTGCATAGAGTATGGTGCATACCTCAATCAGAAAGGAATGTGGTTTCGGCATTGGATTGCTTGCAGAATGCCGAAAGCTTTTCCTCGTGGTAAAAAGATGTCTCCCGCTCACTACGGATTACTCTATTACACTAAAGGAGAACCAGCAGTCTTCAACAAAGTTTACACACCCATTCAAGTTTGTCGGCATTGTGGCGGAGAAATTCGTGACTATGGCGGACATCGAAAAAAGCTCAATGAAAAAGGCATCAACTTAATGGATGTCTGGGATATGCCAGAGGATGTTTGGGAGGATGCCCCTGAGCCTGATTCTAGTGAAGTTTTATGGACATTAACCGAGGAAATGTGGACTGATATTCCACCAGTTCGGCATCGTCGGCATAAAAAACGAATCCCCAACGAACTGGCTCCCATTATGTTAGAACGGATTATTGCAATGGCATCTAATCCCGGTGAGATTGTGGTTGATCCATTTGGAGGTTCTGGTACTACATTTTACGCAGCAGAAAAACTACACCGTTACTGGATTGGTTCAGAAATTGGGGATACAGAGCCAGCAGTAGAACGATTGACTGATTTGGTTAATGGAATTATAGAGGAATGGGAATCAGCAAGGGGAAGCAAGAAATTGAAGCAACGCAAAACTATTGCATCACAACTGCCAATTCCTTACTCTACATAGCTTCCGTGCAGAACGATTCAGACTAATGCACGACCATCTGTTCCTTTGGTAATCGTTGGTACGTTGTTATCTACTCGATCGTGTTCAATTACAAAGATTGCTAGAAAACC encodes the following:
- a CDS encoding helix-turn-helix domain-containing protein, coding for MTDLASKDSPDLLSVAQTALLLCVTRQRVHDLIKNGQIVAHKLGRYYYIEAAEVERYKNQPMGKPYQPRSTTSEPNSIDKGQ
- a CDS encoding site-specific DNA-methyltransferase, with amino-acid sequence MLPFQLIATDVATQQELQQVYISEHGILYQGDCLKLLSALPNESVNLVFADPPFNLGKEYGEGVSDRMELDKYLVWSQQWLGESIRVLKPGGSLFVFNLPKWCIEYGAYLNQKGMWFRHWIACRMPKAFPRGKKMSPAHYGLLYYTKGEPAVFNKVYTPIQVCRHCGGEIRDYGGHRKKLNEKGINLMDVWDMPEDVWEDAPEPDSSEVLWTLTEEMWTDIPPVRHRRHKKRIPNELAPIMLERIIAMASNPGEIVVDPFGGSGTTFYAAEKLHRYWIGSEIGDTEPAVERLTDLVNGIIEEWESARGSKKLKQRKTIASQLPIPYST